In a genomic window of Gavia stellata isolate bGavSte3 chromosome 30, bGavSte3.hap2, whole genome shotgun sequence:
- the AVPR1B gene encoding vasopressin V1b receptor, with product MEPGWGWNSTHRSWPGHGQGRLSPQTLAGDPNLTLLHTRDEELAKAEVGVLATILAIATVGNVGVLLAMYRLRKKMSRMHLFILHLGLTDLGVALFQVLPQMIWEVTYRFLGPDPLCRAVKYLQVLSMFASTYMLIVMTLDRYMAVCHPLRTLQQPSRQAYVMIGATWLLSCLLSLPQIFIFSLREVRQGSGVLDCWADFRYPWGARAYITWTTLCIFILPVGILTVCYSLICYEICKNLKGKTQSGAPGTGGPAAAAPPAPCSSEKSGQCPSGQPSRVSSVRTISRAKIRTVKMTFVIVVAYVACWAPFFSMQMWSVWDEDAPDDESTNVAFTITMLLASLSSCCNPWIYMFFSGHLLQDAARCLSCWGGPRPGLRRQASTGSLCSRKTTILSHSHHASPASLPLHGGSTKDFYPPCEEVVTESATL from the exons ATggagccaggctggggctggaaCAGCACTCATCGCAGCTGGCCTGGGCACGGCCAGGGGCGGCTGAGCCCCCAGACCCTGGCAGGGGACCCCAACCTGACCCTCTTGCACACACGAGATGAGGAGCTGGCCAAGGCAGAGGTCGGGGTGCTGGCCACCATCCTGGCTATAGCGACGGTAGGCAACGTGGGGGTGCTGCTGGCGATGTACCGCCTGAGGAAGAAGATGAGCCGGATGCATCTCTTCATCCTGCACCTGGGGCTGACCGACCTGGGCGTTGCGCTCTTCCAGGTGCTGCCGCAGATGATCTGGGAGGTGACATACCGCTTCTTGGGGCCGGACCCACTCTGCAGAGCAGTCAAGTACCTGCAGGTGCTGAGCATGTTCGCCTCCACCTACATGCTCATCGTGATGACGCTGGACCGCTACATGGCCGTGTGCCACCCGCTGcgcaccctgcagcagcccagccgCCAGGCCTACGTGATGATCGGGGCTACGTGGCTGctcagctgcctgctcagccTGCCCCAGatcttcatcttctccctgCGGGAGGTGCGCCAGGGCTCGGGGGTGCTGGACTGCTGGGCGGACTTCAGGTACCCATGGGGAGCCCGAGCCTACATCACCTGGACCACACTGTGCATCTTCATCCTGCCCGTCGGCATCCTCACCGTCTGCTACAGCCTCATCTGCTACGAGATCTGCAAGAACCTCAAGGGCAAGACCCAGAGCGGTGCCCCCGGCACGGGGGGGCCCGCAGCGGCTGCCCCTCCTGCTCCTTGCTCCTCCGAGAAGAGCGGGCAATGCCCAAGCGGGCAGCCCTCGCGGGTGAGCAGCGTGCGCACCATCTCCCGTGCCAAGATCCGCACGGTGAAGATGACCTTTGTCATCGTGGTGGCCTACGTCGCCTGCTGGGCACCATTTTTCAGCATGCAGATGTGGTCGGTGTGGGACGAGGATGCTCCTGATGATG AGTCCACCAACGTGGCTTTCACCATCACCATGCTGCTGGCCAgcctcagcagctgctgcaacCCCTGGATTTACATGTTCTTCAGCGGGCACCTGCTCCAGGACGCAGCAcgctgcctgtcctgctggggTGGCCCCCGGCCCGGGCTGCGGAGGCAGGCCTCCACCGGGAgcctctgcagcaggaaaaccaCCATCCTGAGCCACAGCCACCacgccagccctgccagcctccCCCTGCACGGGGGCAGCACCAAGGACTTCTACCCGCCCTGCGAGGAGGTGGTGACCGAGTCGGCCACGCTCTAG